In a genomic window of Salmo trutta chromosome 32, fSalTru1.1, whole genome shotgun sequence:
- the LOC115171138 gene encoding reticulophagy regulator 3 has protein sequence MAHTEGLENAMGECSGKQRSTLGLRSRPCSSERDGQVRVVKASLQERLGPYEPVLTYLQSILVWERPFQSVLLYTVVNVVFWFFALTSLRPLFLLSSGLLVFICVDSWRTKIWPEIRVKKPDESENESWGLVQPGVLSVPELCHHIAEVWVSGLAFISSLVQFKRHNPGKFCLLTCALLTCLVMVGRYIPGLVLSYSVVLAVLLCPLAAYHRVWQRVCVKLEPALQWLDFSVRGYMMSKPIDNQFLRKPIQGAASGDDSEEELAAFCPTFDDAIGAKELAMTDSEHSDAEVSYTDNGTFNLSRGQTPLTEGSEDFDRHSDNEESFARDLNDFPSINPDATLMDDDDDSCIGLPSLGLRSGRTGPRTTAELLDVESHLDSDQDDLDEELSFGGLPPVSDFLGGDMAGIIASNMIQAALAGAMQPRPPAARRERVGPTRAGAHRGYRKQSSSELDTDLDGEDFEMLDQSELNQMDSFGGAGGRGGGQGGGQGSSFLSNLLGKPQ, from the exons ATGGCGCATACGGAAGGACTGGAAAATGCCATGGGAGAGTGTTCAGGAAAACAGAGGTCGACTCTTGGCCTGAGAAGTCGACCATGCTCCAGCGAAAGAGATGGCCAGGTCCGCGTTGTTAAAGCCTCGCTTCAGGAGAGACTCGGACCTTACGAGCCGGTGTTGACCTACCTACAGTCCATTCTGGTGTGGGAAAGGCCGTTTCAGAGTGTGCTACTGTACACAGTGGTCAACGTTGTGTTCTG GTTCTTTGCCCTGACCTCGCTGCGCCCGCTCTTCCTGCTGTCCTCTGGCCTGCTTGTATTCATCTGCGTTGATAGCTGGAGGACCAAGATCTGGCCTGAGATCAGAG TTAAAAAACCTGATGAGTCTGAAAATGAAAG CTGGGGCCTGGTGCAGCCAGGGGTGCTCAGTGTTCCAGAGCTGTGTCACCACATTGCTGAGGTCTGGGTCTCTGGGCTGGCCTTCATATCCAGCCTGGTGCAGTTCAAACGCCACAACCCTGGCAAG TTCTGCCTCCTGACCTGTGCCCTCTTGACTTGTCTGGTCATGGTTGGACGGTACATTCCTGGACTGGTGCTCTCTTACTCTGTGG TGCTGGCTGTTCTGCTGTGCCCCCTGGCAGCGTACCACCGAGTGTGGCAGCGTGTGTGCGTGAAGCTGGAGCCGGCCCTGCAGTGGCTGGACTTCAGCGTTCGCGGGTATATGATGTCAAAGCCCATCGACAACCAGT TCCTCCGCAAGCCAATTCAGGGTGCAGCATCCGGTGATGACAGTGAGGAGGAGCTTGCTGCATTCTGTCCGACG TTTGACGATGCTATAGGGGCCAAGGAACTTGCGATGACCGACTCTGAGCACTCTGACGCTGAGGTCTCCTACACAGACAATGGGACCTTTAATCTGTCCCGTGGCCAGACTCCTCTCACAGAGGGCTCAGAAG ATTTTGATAGACACAGTGACAATGAGGAGTCGTTTGCACGAGACCTCAATGACTTCCCCTCCATCAACCCAGACGCCACCCTGATGGACGATGACGACGACTCATGCATCGGGCTGCCCAGCCTGGGTCTTCGGTCTGGGCGGACTGGCCCCCGAACCACGGCCGAGCTGCTGGATGTGGAATCCCACCTGGACTCTGACCAGGACGACCTGGACGAGGAGCTCTCCTTCGGCGGCCTCCCCCCTGTTTCTGACTTCCTCGGAGGTGACATGGCTGGAATCATCGCTAGCAACATGATTCAGGCGGCATTGGCTGGTGCCATGCAGCCTCGTCCCCCTGCCGCCCGCAGAGAGAGGGTGGGGCCCACCAGAGCAGGGGCCCATAGGGGCTACCGCAAGCAGTCTAGCTCGGAGCTGGACACAGACTTGGACGGAGAGGACTTTGAGATGCTGGACCAGTCGGAGCTGAACCAGATGGATTCCTTTGGGGGTGcaggaggacggggaggaggGCAGGGTGGGGGACAGGGGTCCAGCTTCCTCTCCAACCTACTGGGGAAACCACAGTGA
- the LOC115171136 gene encoding tubulin gamma-1 chain: MPREIITLQLGQCGNQIGFEFWKQLCAEHGISPEGIVEEFATEGTDRKDVFFYQADDEHYIPRAVLLDLEPRVIHSILNSPYANLYNPENIYLSEHGGGAGNNWASGFSQGEKIHEEIFDIIDREADGSDSLEGFVLCHSIAGGTGSGLGSYLLERLNDRYPKKLVQTYSVFPNQDEMSDVVVQPYNSLLTLKRLTQNADCVVVLDNTALNRIATDRLHIQNPSFSQINQLVSTIMSASTTTLRYPGYMNNDLIGLIASLIPTPRLHFLMTGYTPLTTDQSVASVRKTTVLDVMRRLLQPKNVMVSTGRDRQTNHCYIAILNIIQGEVDPTQVHKSLQRIRERKLASFIPWGPASIQVALSRKSPYLPSAHRVSGLMMANHTSISCLFERTCKQYDKLRKREAFLEQFRKEDIFKENFDELDNSREVVQQLIDEYSAATRPDYISWGTQEQ; this comes from the exons ATGCCCAGAGAAATCATAACACTTCAACTTGGCCAATGTGGAAACCAAA TTGGTTTTGAGTTTTGGAAACAACTCTGTGCAGAGCATGGCATCAGTCCGGAGGGGATTGTGGAGGAGTTCGCCACAGAGGGCACTGACAGGAAGGATGTCTTCTTCTATCAG GCAGATGATGAACACTACATCCCCCGTGCTGTTTTGTTGGATCTGGAGCCCAGGGTGATCCACTCTATCCTCAACTCCCCCTACGCCAACCTGTACAACCCAGAGAACATCTACCTGTCGGAGCACGGAGGAGGTGCAGGGAACAACTGGGCCAGTGGCTTCTCACAG GGTGAGAAAATCCATGAGGAGATCTTCGATATCATCGACAGAGAGGCGGACGGCAGCGACAGCTTGGAG GGTTTTGTCCTTTGTCATTCCATCGCTGGGGGAACCGGGTCTGGGCTGGGATCCTACCTGCTGGAGAGGCTCAATGACag GTACCCTAAGAAGCTGGTGCAGACCTACTCTGTGTTCCCTAACCAGGATGAGATGAGCGACGTGGTGGTGCAGCCCTACAACTCACTGCTCACACTCAAGAGGCTCACCCAGAACGCAGACTGTGTG GTGGTACTGGACAACACTGCTCTGAACCGCATCGCCACCGACAGGCTGCACATCCAGAACCCCTCCTTCTCCCAGATCAACCAGCTG GTTTCCACCATCATGTCAGCCAGCACAACCACCCTGCGTTACCCTGGATACATGAACAACGACCTGATTGGTCTGATCGCCTCTCTCATCCCCACGCCACGCCTTCACTTCCTGATGACTGGCTACACACCGCTCACCACTGACCAATCG GTGGCCAGTGTGAGGAAGACCACAGTACTGGATGTGATGCGGAGGCTGCTGCAGCCGAAGAATGTCATGGTGTCCACGGGcagggacagacagaccaacCACTGCTACATTGCCATCCTCAACATCATCCAGGGAGAGGTGGACCccacccag GTCCACAAGAGCCTGCAGAGGATCCGGGAGCGTAAGCTGGCCAGTTTCATCCCCTGGGGTCCAGCCAGCATCCAGGTGGCTTTGTCCAGGAAGTCCCCGTACCTACCTTCCGCCCACCGCGTCAGCGGCCTGATGATGGCCAATCACACCAGCATCTCCTGT CTGTTCGAGCGGACTTGCAAGCAGTACGACAAACTGCGAAAGCGCGAGGCTTTCTTGGAGCAGTTCCGCAAGGAGGACATCTTCAAGGAAAACTTTGACGAGCTGGACAACTCCCGTGAGGTGGTGCAGCAGCTCATCGACGAGTACAGTGCTGCCACGCGGCCCGACTACATCTCCTGGGGAACTCAGGAGCAGTGA